In one Melaminivora jejuensis genomic region, the following are encoded:
- a CDS encoding TRAP transporter substrate-binding protein, with amino-acid sequence MKRRILLSATAVLAAAGFASGASAQTKWDFATAYPAFNFHSKNNEQFVKDVEAATSGALKITPHFGASLFKMPDIKRAVQTGNAHMGEFFMVSFQNELPLFGADGLPFLAADYDDAFRLYQAQKPQMQKLLDKQGQILLYAVAWPPQGIYTKKPINSAADLKGMKWRVYSPTTARIGELVGAQPVTIQEAELSQALATGVIEGLITSSATGADNKLFENLKYYYNVQAWIPKNAVVVNKKAFNALDKAQQDAVLKAAAAAEERGWKASREVDARALDTLRQGGMQVEQPSAQLKADLARVGDTVIKEWQDKAGAEGKALLDSFKASK; translated from the coding sequence ATGAAGCGTCGCATCCTCCTCAGCGCCACCGCAGTTCTGGCCGCCGCCGGTTTCGCGAGCGGGGCATCCGCCCAGACCAAGTGGGACTTCGCCACCGCCTACCCGGCGTTCAACTTCCACTCCAAGAACAACGAGCAGTTCGTCAAGGACGTCGAGGCAGCCACCAGCGGCGCTCTCAAGATCACTCCGCACTTCGGTGCCTCGCTGTTCAAGATGCCCGACATCAAGCGCGCGGTGCAGACCGGCAATGCGCACATGGGCGAGTTCTTCATGGTCAGCTTCCAAAACGAGCTGCCCCTGTTCGGCGCCGACGGCCTGCCCTTCCTGGCCGCCGACTACGACGATGCCTTCAGGCTCTACCAGGCACAAAAGCCGCAGATGCAAAAGCTGCTGGACAAGCAGGGCCAGATCCTGCTGTACGCCGTGGCCTGGCCGCCGCAAGGCATCTACACCAAGAAACCCATCAACTCGGCCGCTGACCTCAAGGGCATGAAGTGGCGCGTGTATTCGCCCACCACGGCGCGCATCGGCGAGCTGGTGGGCGCGCAGCCCGTGACCATTCAGGAGGCCGAGCTGTCGCAGGCCCTGGCCACCGGCGTGATCGAAGGATTGATCACCTCCAGCGCCACCGGCGCGGACAACAAGCTGTTCGAGAACCTGAAGTACTACTACAACGTCCAGGCCTGGATCCCCAAGAACGCCGTGGTGGTCAACAAGAAGGCCTTCAACGCTCTGGACAAGGCGCAGCAGGACGCCGTGCTCAAGGCCGCCGCCGCTGCCGAGGAGCGCGGCTGGAAGGCTTCGCGCGAGGTCGATGCACGCGCGCTCGACACCCTGCGCCAGGGCGGCATGCAGGTCGAGCAGCCCTCGGCCCAGCTCAAGGCCGACCTGGCCCGGGTGGGTGACACCGTCATCAAGGAATGGCAGGACAAGGCCGGCGCCGAGGGCAAGGCGCTGCTCGACAGCTTCAAGGCCAGCAAGTAA
- a CDS encoding TRAP transporter large permease, whose protein sequence is MSEITASIALIVVLLALLGGGVWVGLTLAGVAWFGMEFFTARAAGDAMAMTIWSASSSWTLTALPLFVWMGEILYRTNLSESMFRGLAPWVNALPGRLLHTNVIGCTIFAAVSGSSAATCATVGKMNLPELQKRGYPTAQIIGSLGGPATLGLLIPPSIILIVYGVSAELSISKLFMAGVLPGLMLALMFSGWIVGWALLHPDKVPASDARLTLAQKLHEARHLIPVVLLIGSVIASIYTGIATATEAAAIGVAGALILSAAQRSLTWDSFKAALLGATRLYCMIALILSGAAFMTLAMGYIGLPRQLAEFVGGLGLSPGMLIVVLGIFYVLIGCFLDGISAIVLTVSVVLPIIQAAGIDPLWFGIFLVITVETAQITPPVGFNLFVLQGMTGRQITYIARVCAPYFMLMVLALTILWLFPAIVTALPANM, encoded by the coding sequence ATGAGTGAGATCACCGCCAGCATTGCGCTGATCGTGGTGCTGCTGGCCCTGCTGGGCGGCGGCGTATGGGTGGGGCTGACGCTGGCTGGCGTAGCCTGGTTCGGCATGGAGTTCTTCACCGCGCGCGCCGCAGGCGACGCCATGGCCATGACCATCTGGAGTGCATCGAGTTCGTGGACGCTTACGGCGCTGCCGCTGTTCGTGTGGATGGGCGAGATCCTGTACCGTACCAACCTGTCCGAGAGCATGTTCCGCGGGCTGGCGCCGTGGGTGAACGCCCTGCCCGGGCGGCTTTTGCACACCAACGTCATCGGCTGCACCATCTTTGCTGCAGTGTCGGGTTCGTCGGCCGCGACCTGTGCCACGGTGGGCAAAATGAACCTGCCGGAACTGCAAAAGCGCGGCTACCCGACCGCGCAGATCATCGGCTCGCTGGGTGGGCCGGCCACGCTGGGCCTGCTGATCCCGCCCTCCATCATCCTGATCGTCTATGGCGTCTCGGCCGAGCTGTCGATCTCCAAGCTGTTCATGGCCGGCGTGCTGCCGGGGCTGATGCTGGCGCTGATGTTCAGCGGCTGGATCGTCGGCTGGGCGCTGCTCCACCCGGACAAGGTGCCGGCCTCGGACGCACGGCTGACGTTGGCCCAGAAACTGCACGAGGCGCGCCACCTGATCCCGGTGGTGCTGCTGATCGGCAGCGTGATTGCCAGCATCTACACCGGCATCGCCACCGCCACCGAGGCCGCAGCCATCGGCGTGGCCGGCGCGCTGATCCTGTCGGCTGCGCAGCGCTCGCTCACCTGGGACAGCTTCAAGGCAGCGCTGCTGGGCGCCACGCGGCTGTACTGCATGATTGCGCTGATCCTGTCGGGAGCGGCCTTCATGACGCTGGCCATGGGCTACATCGGCCTGCCGCGCCAGCTGGCCGAGTTCGTCGGCGGCCTGGGCCTGTCGCCGGGCATGCTGATCGTCGTGCTGGGCATCTTCTACGTGCTGATCGGCTGCTTTCTGGACGGCATCTCCGCCATCGTGCTGACCGTGAGCGTAGTGCTGCCCATCATCCAGGCGGCGGGCATCGACCCGCTGTGGTTCGGCATCTTCCTGGTCATCACCGTGGAGACGGCGCAGATCACCCCGCCGGTGGGCTTCAACCTGTTCGTGCTGCAAGGCATGACGGGCCGCCAGATCACCTACATCGCCCGGGTCTGCGCGCCGTATTTCATGCTGATGGTGCTGGCGCTGACCATCTTGTGGCTCTTCCCGGCCATCGTCACCGCACTGCCCGCCAACATGTGA
- a CDS encoding TRAP transporter small permease gives MRKLLDSLYSASAWLAGLFMIGVLLMVLLTIFSRLLGFSAPGTDAYAGYAMAGAGFMALASTLKKGEHIRVTLLLGALKGGAHRALEVAALAIAVALSGFLAFYSSRLVWQSWEIDDVSMGMDATPLWIPQLFMALGTLVFFIAFCDELILELLGRRQPRVVEDAHHE, from the coding sequence ATGCGCAAGCTGCTCGACAGTCTCTACTCCGCCAGCGCCTGGCTGGCCGGCCTGTTCATGATCGGCGTACTGCTGATGGTGCTCCTGACCATCTTCAGCCGCCTGCTGGGCTTTTCTGCCCCGGGCACCGACGCCTATGCCGGCTACGCCATGGCCGGCGCCGGCTTCATGGCCCTGGCCAGCACCCTGAAAAAGGGCGAACACATCCGCGTGACCCTGCTGCTGGGCGCGCTCAAGGGCGGCGCCCACCGGGCTCTGGAAGTGGCGGCGCTGGCCATTGCCGTGGCGCTGTCGGGTTTCCTGGCCTTTTACTCATCGCGCCTGGTGTGGCAGTCCTGGGAGATCGATGACGTCTCGATGGGCATGGACGCCACGCCGCTGTGGATTCCGCAGCTGTTCATGGCCCTGGGCACGCTGGTGTTCTTCATCGCCTTTTGCGACGAGCTGATACTGGAGCTGCTGGGCCGGCGCCAGCCGCGCGTCGTGGAGGATGCACACCATGAGTGA
- a CDS encoding 5-oxoprolinase/urea amidolyase family protein gives MRFLPAGDGAVLLELPDLAHTLALHRALSAQPLPGVCEVVPAARTLLVYYDRQALVALPELMAALRTRAAQVAAGGQAYAGAPGRLVEIPVRYDGADLPEVAELLGISVAEVMERHTAQPWQAAFAGFAPGFVYLTGGHPCFQLPRRASPRVRVPAGSVALAGDFSAVYPGASPGGWQLIGVTEVPMWDLQRAEPAYVQPGFRVQFRNACSAGRHISLPGLPSRTAQGAGDVENAQDFESKTPQTQYQKAIAAIEIVATGLQTLVQDAGRHGLAGLGVSPSGALDAPAMRLANRLVGNPVDQAVLESLLGGLQLRSQGRTTLAVTGARVALTLQAADGRQWPVASHTALALDDGDLLSVAAPEAGVRSYVAVRGGWQVAPVLGSCASDTLAQIGPPALQAGQRLAVGAGVPQQALRAVQEPAPASALPNWPRAGDAVVLDVLLGPRTDWFTPEALALLQEQDWLVTPRSSRVGMRLHGQQPLARSRPQELPSEGTVTGAIQVPADGQPVLFLADHPLTGGYPVIAVVASHHLALAAQTPVGCRLRLRVIAPFAPAA, from the coding sequence ATGCGTTTCCTGCCCGCCGGCGATGGCGCCGTGCTGCTCGAATTGCCCGATCTGGCGCATACCCTGGCGCTGCACCGCGCACTCAGCGCCCAGCCCTTGCCGGGCGTGTGTGAAGTCGTGCCTGCTGCCCGCACCCTGCTGGTCTACTACGACCGCCAGGCCCTCGTTGCGCTGCCCGAGCTGATGGCGGCGCTGCGCACGCGCGCCGCGCAGGTGGCAGCTGGCGGCCAGGCGTATGCCGGCGCGCCCGGGCGGCTGGTGGAGATCCCGGTGCGCTACGACGGCGCGGATTTGCCCGAGGTGGCCGAGCTGCTGGGCATCAGCGTGGCCGAGGTCATGGAGCGCCACACCGCCCAGCCCTGGCAGGCGGCCTTTGCCGGCTTTGCCCCGGGCTTCGTCTATCTGACCGGTGGCCATCCCTGCTTTCAGTTGCCGCGCCGGGCCTCGCCGCGCGTGCGGGTGCCCGCCGGCTCGGTGGCGCTGGCCGGGGATTTCAGCGCCGTCTATCCCGGCGCCAGCCCGGGCGGCTGGCAGCTCATCGGCGTGACCGAAGTGCCCATGTGGGATCTGCAGCGCGCCGAGCCGGCCTATGTGCAACCGGGCTTTCGGGTGCAGTTTCGCAATGCGTGCAGCGCGGGCCGGCACATCAGCCTGCCTGGTCTGCCCAGCCGCACTGCACAAGGGGCCGGAGATGTGGAAAATGCCCAGGATTTTGAGTCAAAAACGCCTCAAACCCAATACCAGAAAGCGATAGCAGCTATTGAAATAGTAGCTACCGGCCTGCAGACCCTGGTGCAGGACGCGGGCCGCCACGGCCTGGCCGGGCTGGGCGTCTCGCCCTCCGGGGCGCTGGATGCGCCGGCCATGCGCCTGGCCAACCGCCTGGTGGGCAACCCGGTCGATCAGGCCGTGCTGGAGAGCCTGCTGGGCGGCCTGCAGCTGCGCAGCCAGGGCCGCACGACGCTGGCCGTCACCGGCGCGCGCGTGGCGCTCACGCTGCAGGCAGCCGATGGGCGGCAGTGGCCTGTGGCCAGCCACACGGCGCTTGCGCTCGACGATGGCGACCTGCTGAGCGTGGCCGCGCCCGAGGCTGGTGTGCGCAGCTATGTCGCCGTGCGCGGCGGCTGGCAGGTGGCGCCGGTGCTGGGCAGCTGTGCCAGCGACACGCTGGCGCAGATTGGCCCGCCAGCGCTGCAGGCCGGCCAACGCCTGGCCGTGGGCGCTGGCGTGCCGCAGCAGGCCTTGCGCGCCGTGCAGGAGCCGGCGCCCGCGTCTGCCCTGCCCAATTGGCCCCGGGCGGGCGATGCCGTGGTGCTAGACGTGCTGCTCGGCCCGCGCACCGACTGGTTCACACCCGAGGCGCTGGCGCTGCTGCAGGAGCAGGACTGGCTGGTCACCCCGCGTTCGAGCCGCGTCGGTATGCGCCTGCACGGCCAGCAGCCGCTGGCGCGCAGCCGCCCGCAGGAGCTGCCCAGCGAGGGCACGGTCACGGGCGCCATCCAGGTGCCGGCCGACGGCCAGCCCGTGCTGTTCCTGGCCGACCATCCGCTGACCGGGGGCTACCCGGTGATTGCCGTGGTGGCCAGCCACCATCTGGCGCTGGCGGCGCAGACCCCGGTGGGCTGCCGGCTGCGCTTGCGCGTGATTGCGCCGTTTGCCCCGGCAGCCTGA
- a CDS encoding GntR family transcriptional regulator, with protein sequence MQSRHFSTRTEATSLADTVADTIRQQLIHGQLRAGQHLSEAALSQQLDISRNTLREVFRILIKEGLLHHEPNRGVSVVVPSMADIIDIYRVRRLIECQSLKKAWPLHPAHKRMRQTVEEASAAREARDWLRVGSANMAFHAAIVALSDSERLSAMFEDICAELRLAFGLLDDPEYLHAPYVDYNARLLQLFMDGQTAEAARELEAYLVQSERMVLAVYARQVQ encoded by the coding sequence ATGCAATCCCGGCATTTTTCGACCCGTACCGAGGCCACCAGCCTGGCCGATACGGTCGCCGACACCATCCGCCAGCAGCTCATCCACGGCCAGTTGCGCGCCGGCCAGCATCTGTCCGAAGCGGCGCTGAGCCAGCAGCTCGACATCTCGCGCAACACCTTGCGCGAGGTGTTCCGCATCCTGATCAAGGAGGGGCTGCTGCACCATGAACCCAACCGGGGCGTGTCGGTGGTCGTACCCTCGATGGCCGACATCATCGACATCTACCGCGTGCGCCGGCTCATCGAGTGCCAGTCGCTGAAGAAGGCCTGGCCGCTGCACCCGGCGCACAAGCGTATGCGCCAGACCGTTGAGGAGGCCAGTGCCGCACGCGAGGCACGCGACTGGCTGCGCGTGGGTTCGGCCAACATGGCTTTTCACGCCGCCATCGTGGCGCTGAGCGACAGCGAACGCCTGTCGGCCATGTTCGAGGACATCTGCGCCGAGCTGCGCCTGGCTTTTGGCCTGCTCGACGACCCCGAGTACCTGCACGCGCCCTACGTGGACTACAACGCGCGGCTGCTGCAGCTGTTCATGGACGGCCAGACGGCCGAGGCCGCGCGCGAACTGGAGGCCTACCTGGTGCAGTCCGAGCGTATGGTGCTGGCGGTCTATGCCAGGCAGGTGCAGTGA
- a CDS encoding ferritin-like domain-containing protein, protein MELRQHALHILQLTDPEEKSTLTVALQAQAASISIAEKAVYTPIQALPGHPVRPELLAHTAVARRSPATALGRAALIHAIAHIEFNAINLALDAIWRFADMPRQFYLDWLQVAAEEARHFRLLRDHLRAHLGHDYGDFPAHQGLWAMCEKTAHDIVARMALVPRTLEARGLDATPLIQHKLRRVGTPDALAAVDILDTILREEIGHVAIGNHWFGWLCARRGLEPLAHYAWLAQHYEAPRPKPPINAEARRAAGFSQAELAWLDNG, encoded by the coding sequence ATGGAGCTTCGCCAACACGCCCTGCACATCCTGCAACTCACCGATCCAGAGGAAAAATCGACTCTAACCGTTGCCCTGCAAGCGCAGGCAGCTAGTATTTCGATAGCTGAAAAAGCTGTTTACACCCCCATCCAGGCGCTGCCCGGGCACCCGGTGCGGCCCGAATTGCTGGCGCACACGGCCGTTGCCCGGCGCTCGCCGGCCACGGCCCTGGGCCGCGCGGCGCTGATCCACGCCATCGCCCACATCGAATTCAACGCCATCAACCTGGCGCTGGACGCCATCTGGCGCTTTGCCGACATGCCGCGCCAGTTCTACCTGGACTGGCTGCAGGTGGCCGCCGAGGAGGCCAGGCACTTTCGCCTGCTGCGCGACCATCTGCGCGCGCACCTGGGCCACGACTACGGCGACTTCCCGGCGCACCAGGGCCTGTGGGCCATGTGCGAGAAGACGGCGCATGACATCGTGGCGCGCATGGCGCTGGTGCCGCGCACGCTGGAGGCGCGCGGCCTGGACGCGACACCGCTGATCCAGCACAAGCTGCGCCGCGTCGGCACGCCCGACGCGCTGGCCGCCGTGGACATCCTGGACACCATCTTGCGTGAGGAGATTGGCCACGTGGCCATCGGCAACCATTGGTTTGGCTGGCTGTGCGCCCGGCGCGGCCTGGAGCCGCTGGCGCACTACGCCTGGCTGGCGCAGCACTACGAGGCGCCGCGCCCCAAGCCGCCGATCAATGCCGAGGCACGCCGCGCTGCCGGCTTCAGCCAGGCCGAGCTGGCTTGGCTGGACAACGGTTGA
- a CDS encoding LamB/YcsF family protein, with protein sequence MTMDINSDLGESFGPWRMGDDAAMLDIVTSANVACGFHAGDPAGILQTLRAAAQRGVAVGAHVGYRDLVGFGRRNMEPGSAELVADVIYQIGALQGLAAAAGTQVRYVKPHGALYNTIAHDRRQADDVISAVLAVDASLALMALAGSPLVEWARARGLRVVTEAFADRAYNDDGTLVARRHGGAVLHDAEAVAERMLRLVQSGEIEAISGRSVRVQADSICVHGDSPGALEMARRIRARLAQAGVALRSFAD encoded by the coding sequence ATCACCATGGACATCAACAGCGACCTGGGCGAGAGCTTCGGCCCCTGGCGCATGGGCGACGATGCCGCCATGCTGGACATCGTGACCAGCGCCAACGTGGCCTGCGGCTTCCACGCGGGCGACCCTGCCGGCATCTTGCAGACCCTGCGCGCGGCGGCGCAGCGCGGCGTGGCGGTGGGCGCGCATGTGGGCTACCGCGACCTGGTCGGCTTCGGGCGGCGCAACATGGAGCCGGGCAGCGCCGAGCTGGTGGCCGACGTGATCTACCAGATCGGCGCGCTGCAGGGCCTGGCGGCAGCGGCCGGCACGCAGGTGCGCTACGTCAAGCCGCACGGCGCCCTGTACAACACCATCGCCCACGACCGGCGCCAGGCCGATGACGTCATCAGCGCCGTGCTGGCGGTGGACGCCAGCCTGGCGCTGATGGCGCTGGCCGGCTCGCCCCTGGTCGAGTGGGCGCGCGCACGCGGCCTGCGCGTGGTGACCGAGGCCTTTGCCGATCGGGCCTACAACGATGACGGCACCCTGGTCGCGCGCCGCCACGGCGGGGCCGTGCTGCACGACGCCGAGGCCGTGGCCGAGCGCATGTTGCGGCTGGTGCAAAGCGGCGAGATCGAAGCCATCAGCGGGCGCAGCGTGCGCGTGCAGGCCGACTCCATCTGCGTCCACGGCGACAGCCCCGGTGCGCTGGAGATGGCACGCCGCATCCGTGCGCGGCTGGCGCAGGCCGGTGTGGCGCTGCGCTCCTTTGCCGACTGA
- a CDS encoding Hsp33 family molecular chaperone HslO: MSELHKFLFDGLPVRGAIVRLTDAWVELLSRRAGNSETGAYPPPVAELLGEMAAAGVLMQSHIKFNGALILQVFGDGPVKLAVAEVRSSLGLRATATISGEVPAAARLPELVNIGGQGRCAITLDPQDRLPGQQPYQGVVPLNDAAGEALPDLSQVLMQYMRQSEQLDATLVLAANDQVAAGLLIQRMPVQGEGNLAGTGLGSDEQRAQHEEDYRRIATLAASLTRQELLTLDVHTILHRLFWEERLLRFEPQQGASGPHFACTCSRERVAAMLRNLGQAEVQSILDERSNVEVGCDFCGRQYHFDRVDAARLFTEPEKQPPAPSGMQ, translated from the coding sequence GTGTCCGAACTGCACAAATTCCTGTTTGACGGCCTGCCGGTGCGCGGCGCCATCGTGCGCCTGACCGATGCCTGGGTCGAGCTGCTCTCCCGGCGCGCCGGCAACAGCGAGACCGGCGCCTACCCGCCGCCGGTGGCCGAGCTGCTGGGCGAGATGGCCGCCGCCGGCGTGCTCATGCAGTCGCACATCAAGTTCAACGGCGCGCTGATCCTGCAGGTCTTTGGCGACGGCCCGGTCAAGCTGGCCGTGGCCGAGGTGCGCTCCAGCCTGGGCCTGCGCGCCACCGCCACCATCAGCGGCGAAGTGCCTGCCGCCGCGCGCCTGCCCGAGCTGGTCAACATCGGCGGCCAGGGCCGCTGCGCCATCACGCTCGATCCGCAGGATCGCCTGCCCGGCCAGCAGCCCTACCAGGGCGTGGTGCCGCTCAACGATGCCGCAGGCGAGGCGCTGCCCGATCTGTCCCAGGTGCTGATGCAGTACATGCGCCAGTCCGAGCAGCTCGATGCCACGCTGGTGCTGGCGGCCAACGACCAGGTGGCCGCCGGCCTGCTGATCCAGCGTATGCCGGTGCAGGGCGAGGGCAATCTGGCCGGCACTGGCCTGGGCAGCGATGAGCAGCGCGCGCAGCACGAGGAAGACTACCGGCGCATCGCCACGCTGGCGGCCAGCCTGACGCGCCAGGAGCTGCTGACGCTGGACGTACACACCATCTTGCACCGCCTGTTCTGGGAGGAGCGCCTGCTGCGCTTCGAGCCGCAGCAGGGCGCCAGCGGCCCGCACTTTGCCTGCACCTGCTCGCGCGAGCGCGTGGCCGCCATGCTGCGCAACCTGGGCCAGGCCGAGGTGCAATCCATCCTGGACGAGCGCAGCAACGTCGAGGTGGGCTGCGACTTCTGTGGCCGCCAGTACCACTTCGACCGGGTGGATGCGGCCCGGCTGTTCACCGAGCCGGAAAAGCAGCCGCCCGCGCCCTCCGGGATGCAGTGA
- a CDS encoding EAL and HDOD domain-containing protein, which produces MLSQSSPAASGRPGAMIARQAIVNGQEAVIGYELFDRSRSPHTAASDMMLVFTALSHVGIDELVGPTLLFVNCTHESLSGGHLDLVDPDKVVLEIPPLGHVAASEVRARLTILSSLRERGFSLAFNHTVLESAYAPWLPLADYIKLDMSVLAADQASVLISYASRHSRAELIAEKIESAQQYDMVSSLGVQMFQGFWFSRPTLVQARVLTPSQAITVQLLNVLRSQAGADAIEEVLKKDASLSFSLLRLINSASLGMTREVSSLRQAVMLLGLKRLFRWAALLLTAVRSAGTPPAVAQTAVVRARLMELLALRLGDQETADEAFVVGLFSMLDQMLGMPLAEALGLLSLPASVTEALLQQSGTHGRLLALAIACENGDEPTFTRMAQALALDIGQINAAHLQALTWAGVVGH; this is translated from the coding sequence ATGCTCTCCCAGTCTTCCCCTGCCGCCTCGGGCCGCCCCGGCGCCATGATTGCGCGCCAGGCCATAGTCAATGGCCAGGAGGCGGTCATCGGCTACGAGCTGTTCGACCGCTCGCGCTCCCCGCACACGGCTGCCAGCGACATGATGCTGGTGTTCACCGCCCTGTCGCATGTCGGCATCGACGAGCTGGTCGGCCCGACGCTGCTGTTCGTCAACTGCACCCACGAGAGCCTGTCCGGCGGGCATCTCGACCTGGTCGATCCGGACAAGGTGGTGCTGGAGATCCCGCCGCTGGGCCATGTCGCGGCCTCCGAGGTGCGTGCGCGCCTGACCATCCTGAGCAGCCTGCGCGAGCGCGGCTTCAGCCTGGCCTTCAACCACACGGTGCTGGAGTCGGCCTATGCGCCCTGGCTGCCGCTGGCCGACTACATCAAGCTGGACATGTCGGTGCTGGCTGCCGACCAGGCCAGCGTGCTCATCAGCTACGCCAGCCGGCACAGCCGCGCCGAGCTGATTGCCGAAAAGATCGAATCCGCCCAGCAGTACGACATGGTGTCGTCGCTGGGCGTGCAGATGTTCCAGGGCTTCTGGTTTTCCCGCCCGACCCTGGTGCAGGCGCGCGTGCTCACACCCTCGCAGGCCATCACGGTGCAGCTGCTCAACGTGCTGCGCAGCCAGGCCGGCGCCGACGCCATCGAGGAGGTGCTGAAAAAGGACGCCAGCCTGTCCTTCAGCCTGCTGCGCCTGATCAACTCGGCCAGCCTGGGCATGACACGCGAGGTGTCTTCGCTGCGCCAGGCGGTCATGCTGCTGGGCCTCAAGCGGCTGTTTCGCTGGGCAGCGCTGCTGCTGACGGCGGTGCGCAGCGCCGGCACGCCGCCCGCCGTGGCCCAGACCGCCGTGGTGCGCGCCCGCCTGATGGAGTTGCTGGCGCTGCGCCTGGGCGACCAGGAAACGGCCGACGAGGCCTTTGTGGTGGGCCTGTTTTCCATGCTCGACCAGATGCTGGGGATGCCGCTGGCCGAAGCGCTGGGCCTGCTGAGCCTGCCAGCCAGCGTCACCGAGGCACTGCTGCAGCAAAGCGGCACCCACGGCAGACTGCTGGCCCTGGCCATCGCCTGCGAAAACGGCGACGAGCCCACCTTCACCCGGATGGCCCAGGCCCTGGCGCTGGACATCGGCCAGATCAACGCCGCACACCTGCAGGCGCTGACCTGGGCCGGGGTGGTCGGCCACTGA
- a CDS encoding gamma carbonic anhydrase family protein: protein MAIYELDGVAPQLADSAWVADSAQVMGNVRLEGDASVWFGAVVRGDCESIAIGAGSNVQDASVLHADFGQPLVIGRHVTIGHQVMLHGCTIGDESLIGIGAVVLNGARIGRNCLVGAGALVTEGKEFPDGSMILGSPAKAVRQLTPEQMAAIRQSAQHYIDNARRFRATLRQIG from the coding sequence ATGGCAATCTACGAACTCGACGGCGTGGCGCCGCAGCTGGCAGACAGCGCCTGGGTGGCCGACAGTGCCCAGGTCATGGGCAACGTCCGCCTGGAGGGCGACGCCAGTGTCTGGTTCGGCGCTGTGGTGCGCGGCGACTGCGAGAGCATTGCCATCGGCGCCGGCTCCAACGTGCAGGACGCCAGCGTGCTGCATGCCGACTTCGGCCAGCCGCTGGTCATCGGGCGCCACGTCACCATCGGCCACCAGGTCATGCTGCACGGCTGCACCATCGGCGACGAATCGCTGATCGGCATCGGCGCCGTGGTCTTGAATGGCGCCAGGATAGGCCGCAACTGCCTCGTGGGCGCGGGCGCGCTGGTCACCGAGGGCAAGGAGTTCCCCGACGGCTCGATGATCCTGGGCAGCCCGGCCAAGGCGGTGCGCCAGCTCACGCCCGAGCAGATGGCGGCCATTCGCCAGAGTGCCCAGCACTACATCGACAACGCGCGGCGCTTTCGCGCCACGCTGCGCCAGATCGGCTGA